The Gemmatimonas sp. region CCCAGAATCGCGGCGCGTGGCACATGTGGGCGCTGACCGAATCCAATCAGCGCGATCGTACGATTCGCTGGCTTCAGGTGACGCAACGCTTCCCCGAAGACCAGCTGGCCAAGGCCGCGCTGGCCGACAACGCAAGTTCGCTGGCCGCCGCCGAGCACGACAAGGAAGCGCTGGCCCTTGCCATTGCTGCCTACGAAGAGCTGTGGGCCAATTCGCCCACCGAGCAGCAGCGCGCCGCGCTGGAAACCGCACTCACCACCCTTCGCAACTATTCGCTGTGACCGACGCGCCGACGCCCAACACCCCGCCGCACGACCACGTCGAAAGTGACGCGCTGGCCGAGTTCCGCCTGTTCCGCGAGCGCATGAACACGCGTATCCTCGGCGAAAACAATCTCGTCATCAACCGCTTCTTCAATCTCGACGGTCGCGCCTACGAAGGCGGAACATTGAGCGTGAAGACGAAGGAGCTCCTGGGCCTCGTCGCGTCGCTGGTGCTGCGCTGCGACGACTGCATCACCTACCACATTGTACGCTGCGCCGAAGAGGGCGTCAGTCGCGACGAAGTGTTCGAAACCATGAGCATCGGCCTCATCGTCGGTGGCAGCATTGTGATTCCGCATCTGCGCCGCGCCGTCGATCGCTGGGATGAAGCCGAGAAGATGCGCGGCTGACCAGGGGCCACCGCGCTACGGCTTGGCGATCGTCTTCGGATTGCCATCGGACACGTAGCGCGCCCACTTGCCGGGCTTGTCCATCTGATCGAGCGTGGCCGAGAGTTTGGTGCCGCCCTGCAGCGGCACCCGGGGCAATGATTTCGGGTTGAACTCCGGATCGAACGGACTGCGCGCCGGACCACCGGCCACTTCGAACACGGCCTCGTGGCGGTAGCGTACGTCGCGTTTGCTCTTTTTGTCGTACCAAGAACCGTTGAACGCAAGCGCGCGGTTCTTCGGCCACAAGCCGTAGGGCAGGGCAAACCCGCGCACCTTGTAGCCGGGCACGGCGGAGTCGATCGCCATCGCGCCACGCGCCAGCTGTTCCTGCACGACGGCATCGGAGTACTTGCTGAGCTTCGCGTGCCACAGCGTGTGGTTGCACAGCTCGAAGCCCTGTTGCGCCAGGAACTGCACCTTCTTCAAGCGCCACTCCGTCTTCTGCCCGTCGATGCCCTTGTCGCCGAAGAAGGCATGACCGGCTTCGGCCGCCGGCAGCATGCAGAAGAGTCCCTTGGCCTTCCAGTCGGGGTGCGTCTTGATGAAGTCGAGCAACATGCCAACGGCGCTCGTGGGATCCACCACCAGCGCGCCGTTGCGCTCGATGTACCGGAACTGGCTCGGTGACGCATCGTCGAAGGTAAACAGTACCGGTGTCTTGCCGGCCGGGACGTCCATCGTCTTGTCGAGCATTTCCGAGAGATTCACGGGCACGTAGCCGCGCGTATGCAGCTCGGCCAGCTCGGCGCGGAACCGTTCGCGCGACACCTTGTACGTTCCGTCGGCGGCGACGACCTGATGCCACTCCACAATCGGCATACGTCCGAGCTCGTTCGGTACGCGCGGACCGGTTGGCGCTGTGCTCGCTTTCACGGGCTGCGCTTTCTTCGGAGCAGCAGGCTGAACCTTGGCACTTTCCGGGCGCTCAGGCCGTAGGATTGCACGAGAGTGCGCGCGCGCCATGGCCGGAAGCAGGGCGGAAGCAACCAAGACAGCTGTTCCGGCTGTCTTTATGAAGATCGACACGCGCGGCGTGGTGCGGACGGTGCAGTAGCGGATAAGAAGTTCCTGACGTGCCATGATCGCAGAGGAGTGTGATGGAGGCTGAAGCTAACAACACGCCGGCGTCGGCCGCGACACCAGCCGCAACACCGGCCGTGTCGTGGCGCACACGGCTGTTCAAGCCCTTGCTCTATGCCGGGGCGCTTGCCGTTGCCGGTGCACTCACCACGGCTTCGTGGTGGTGGTCGTGTGGCTGGCAAGGCTGCCCCACACCAGCGCAGCTGCGCGCCTGGAAGCCCACCGAGGGCGGTGCACTGCTGGCGCGCGACAGCGCGTTCGTGAGTGCGCTCTCACCCGTGAATCGCACCAACGTTCCGCTCAGCCGCGTCCCGGCGCAGGTACAGGCGGCCTTCATCGCCGTCGAAGATCGGCGCTTTCACGCCCATCACGGGGTCGACTGGTACGGGGTCGGTCGCGCCACCGTCGCCAACATCACGGCCGGCAGCGTGCGCGAAGGGGCCAGTACGATCACAATGCAGCTCGCCCGCAACGTCTTCCTCGGCAACCGGGCCACCGAGCGGACATTCGGCCGCAAGCTGCTCGAGTGGCGCTACGCCACGCTGCTCGAAGCGTCGCTCTCCAAGCAGGACATTCTCGAGCGCTACCTCAACGCCATCTATCTTGGCAACGGCGTGTACGGCGTCGAGGGGGCAAGCCGCGATCTGTTCGGCAAGTCGGTCAAGGACATCTCGCTGACCGAAGCGGCGATGCTGGCCGGTCTGCCCAAGGCGCCCTCGTCGTATTCGCCGCGCCGCGACAAGTCGCGCGCGCTAGCGCGTCGCGCCGTGGTGTTCGATGTGCTGCTGCGCGAAGGCGTGGCCGACAGCGCCACGATTCAGGCCGTGCGGAACAAGCCGCTCAAACTGGCACGCGCGGAGTGGGTACCGGCCCGCGCGGTCGATTCATGGGCCGTCGAAGCCGTGCGCGTCACGCTCGATTCGCTGCGCAAGGCCGGTGTGATCCCCAAGGCGCTCAACGACGCGCAACTGCGCGTGTGGAGCACGATCGATCGACGCGCGCAGATCGCCGGCGAGCGCGTGATCGCCGCGGGTGCGTGGCAGATCGATCAGGAGCGCGCCTACGGCGGCTTTTCCGCGCGTGGCGTCGGCTCGCGTACACAAGGCGCCTTAGTGGCCCTCGACCCCACTACCGGCGCTGTGCGCGCGGTGGTCGGTGGCCGTCGCATCGAGCGGAAAGGCTTCAATCGGGCTCTGCGTGCCAAGCGGCAGCCTGGCAGCACGTTCAAGCCGTTCGTGTACGCCGAAGCATTGCGTCAAGGCTTCACCGCCGCCTCCATGCTCGAAGACGAACCGGTCGAGATCGACATCGGTCGTACCATGTGGACGCCGGCGAACTACGGCGATGAGTACGCAGGACATATCACCATGCGCGATGCGCTGGCCCGTTCCGCCAACGCGGCCACCGTGCGCCTCAGCAGCAAGCTGAGTGTGCAGCGCATCGCCGATCTCGCGCACGCGCAGGGTATCGTGAGTGAGCTGCCCATTGTGCCGGCGCTCGCGCTTGGCGCTGGTGCGGTCACGCCGCTCGAGCTCACGGCCGCCTACGCGCCATTCGGCAACGGCGGTACGCGCGTGAATCCATATCTCGTGGAACGCGTCGAAGATCAATTCGGGCGCGTGATCTGGAGTCATCCGCGCACGGCGGGCGCCAAGGTACTCGAAGCAACCGACGCATTTCTCATCACCTCACTGTTGCAGGGCGTCGTCGATCGTGGCACCGGTCGTCCGGTGCGTGACGCCGGTATTCGTGGTCCGGTGGCGGGCAAGACCGGCACCACCAACGACGGCACCGATGTCTGGTTCGTGGGCTACACGCCCACCCTCGTGGCGAGCGTGTGGTTCGGAGCCGACGACCCGCAGCCCCTGGGTTGGAACGCATCGGGCGGTCGTCTGGCCGCGCCGGTGTGGGCGCGCTTTCTCCGTGACGGATGGCACAGCCCGGAAGACGACAGCACGTGGGTGCCGCCGGCCGGCATCGAGACGAAACAGATCGACATCGGCACCGGCAAGCTGGCCAGCGATTGGTGCGGCCCGTCGCGTCGCGAGTTCTTCGTGCGCGGCAGCGCGCCAAAGGGATCGTGTGAAGAGGATCCGTATCTGGCCATGCGTGATGCCGAGCCGCCTGACTGGCACGACAGCATTGGCGCCGCGCCGGGGGAGATCGATCCGGCGCAGATCGCCGAGGCGGTAAGCGGCGTGCTCGAAGCGGTGGGCGGAAACGCCAAAGCGCGCGCGGCCGCCGATCGCATTATGGTGGAGCTGCGCAAAGTGCAGCGTGATGCCGCGCGCGAGGCGCGACGGGAAGCGGAGCGGGTGCGGCGTGAGATGCAGGCCATGCCACAACCGCCAGTGCCGCCGCGCCCGCCCCGCGGGCGCGACTGAACACGCGGGTTACAGAATGCCCAGCCACTCCTTCTCGAAGCCACTGTAACCCGGGAAGATTTTCGGCAGTTGCGCCGCGCCGAGATGCTTTGACGCGATCTCGCTGAACACCGCCCGGAAGTCCGTGGTGAGGGCGAGGTCGCGTCCTTCGTAGAGTTGCTCCGGCGCCAAGCCGGGCCATCGGCCATGCACCTTCTTGGCCGACCGCAATGATCCGCCGATCGCGAACATCGCTCCCGCATGTCCGTGGTCGGTGCCGCCGGTGCCGTTCTGTCGCACCGTGCGACCGAACTCTGAGCAGGTGAGAATCACCACGTCATCCATGCGGTCGCCGAGGTCGGCGACCAGCGCGGCGATACTCTGGGAGAAGTCGCCCAAACGCCCGGCCAGCTGTCCCTGAGCACCACCCTGATTCACGTGCGTGTCCCAACCGCCCACGTCGGCGAAGGCGACTTCGAGCCCCACCCCCGACTTGATCAGCTGCGCGATCTGCAAGAGCCGTTGCCCGAACTGTGAGCGCGGATACTCCACGCCCGCCGTCGGACGATACTGCTGCGGATTGGCGGCGCGCAGCACCTTGAGGGCCTCGAACATGTCGCTGCCGCTGCCGTGCACGAGGTCTGACGACCCCGTGCGATACAGCGCTTCGATGCGACGCTGGGCTTCACCACCGTTCGTACGGATCGAGAATTCGTCGATGGAGTTCATTGCGACGACCGGGCTCGCGCCTTCCAGAATGCGCGGCGTCTGCGCCGTCATCGCGACCGCGCGGAACGGCGCGGCGGCGGAGCCGGGTGTGCACGACGACGCCTCACACGTGCCTTGCACCGCGAGATAACGATTGAGCCAACCGTCGGTCGTGCCCTTACGATCGGGCGTGCCGGTTTCCATGTAGTCCTGCGCGTCGAAGTGCGAACGCGTGGCACTCGGACTGCCCACGGCATGAATCGGCGACAGCATCCCGCGATCCCACAACGGCTTGAACGACGCCAGCGACGGATGTAGTCCGTAGAATCCATCGAGATCGATCGCCCCCGCCGTATTCGCTGAACCGCCTACGCGGGCGGGCGTCGCGATCGCGAGCTGCGGGCGCGCCGCGTAGTAGTTCTTGTCGCCGAACGGCACGAGCACGTTGAGTGCATCGGCTGCGCCGCGCTGAAAGAGCACGATCAGCGTCTTGCCGCGCACCGCGCGCGGCAGTTCCATCGCGAGTGCGGTGCGCTTCAGAAAACTGGGCGAGAGCCCCAGCGTCACCAGCGACAGCGCACCACCCTTGAGAAACACCCGGCGATTCACGGAACTGTTGAAGGCAGACATGCTCGGAACCTCGCTCAGCGGCGTTGAAATTCAGGAGCCCCGAGTGCGAGGCCAACGATCTGCGCAAATCCCGTGAGCGGCGGCAACGAGCCGATCGACTGTGTGAGTGTGCCGCCGCGTGCTGGTCGCACCGCTTCGCGACCAGCCGCCTGCTGCTGCTGTGCCACGGGCGCCCGTGCTGCTCGGCGTTCGCTGGCCGCCTGCCTGCGCGCGTTTGCCGTCTTCTCGTCACTGGCCATGCCACCCATCATTCCCGCATCGTCGTCGGCCACCACTAGCGAATCGTTGGCGCCGCCATGCTGCTGCAGGAACGGATTGGTGCCGGTCAGCAGCACCTGCCGCGTGTCGGAACTCGCCGCGCCGCCGAACAACCCCTTGATCACGCCGTCCACTTGGGCGTCGCGCGACGCGTTCGCCAGCTCCGCCGTCAGTGGCCACGCCGCCAGCGTGATACCCGGCACGCGACCGGACGCGGCCGCCAGTCCGAAGTTGATGCGATTGAGAATCGCGCCGGTGTTCATCCACGCGTCGCCCGTTTCAGGATAACCGTTGGGCGCTTGGTGGCCGAAAATCGGCTGGCCAAGTCGGCTCACCAACTGCGACGTGCGCGGTGTGGCATCGGGCTGCGCGTTCATTGCCCGCATCGTGCTGGCGACCAGCTCGAAGGGCGACTTCACTTTGGCGCGGTAGCTCGCCGACGCGAAGAACTCCGGGCTCGTCACGATCGTGCGCACGACGGCGCGAAGGTCGCCATTGGTGCGACGGAAGGTGGCGGTCGCGCGCTCCACCAATGCCGCCGGCGGCGTATCGCTCACGAACCGACGCGCCAGTTTCGTGGCGATGAACTTCGCGGTGCTCGGATGCGACGCCAGCAAGTCGAGCACGGCCTCACCCTCTTCCACGCCTTTGTTGGCGGCGAACGACTGGCCGAGGATCGTCTTCGCGCTCGCGTCGTGCACCTCCCCGCGAAATGCGAAGCCGCCACCCTGCGCGCCGCGGGCAATCGTCCAGCCCGTGAGCGCGCGCGCCACTTCGATCACGTCCTGCTGTGTGTAGCCGCCGTCCACGCCGAGCGTGTGCAGCTCCATCAATTCACGCGCGTAGTTCTCGTTCAGGCCGCGCCGACGTTGCACCACCTGTTGCAGCTGCGGGTTCTGCGCGATGCGCTGCTGCACCGCCGCCGCGCGACGGGCGGCCTGCCGCGCGTTCAACGAGCGCTGCGCGGGGCGCAACGTGGGGCGGCCGCTGTCGGCCACGCTCTGCCAGTTGTCGAGGTAATAGAGCATGGCGGGGCTCTTCGCCACCGCGCCCAACAGGTCGCGGAACGTGCCGAGTGCGTGGGGGCGAATCGTCTTGGCGTCGTACTCCGGGAGGAAATAGCGCGTGCGATCCTTCCCGGCGAACACGTTGAAGTGATTCTCCCAGAAATCGACCATCACTTCGTTGAGCTGACGCTCGCTGATCACCGCCCGTGCCACCCGGCTCGAGGCGAGCTCGCCCAGGAAGGCGTACGACTGGCGGCCCTGTTCACGCAGCGTGGCGGAATCGGCGGCGGTCATGGTGCCGCCGCGACGCTGCAGTTGGGCCAGGGCGGCGGCAGGTGGCGGCGCGTCCGCCAGCAACTGCTCCCCCGTCTTACCCAAGGTCGTGAAGCGCGCCACGAATTGCTCGGTGGCGGCGTCCGGAATGCGCTCGGGATACAGCTGTCGGTCGATCCAGGCGTCCACGCCCATGGCGCGGACCGTCTCCACGTCGCCCGGTCGGGCGCCAAAGGCAAGGCGGTTGAGCAGATGGTGCACCTGCTGATCGGCCGTTTGCTCGCGTGACGCACTTGGCGCGGCGCTGACAAGCGCGCCGGAGCCCGACGCGGCGGAGCCAGCGGCGGGCTGTGGCGCCGCGGTGGCGCAGCCTAGCGTGACCAGACACACGGCCAACACAGAGGGGAAAGACGAGCGGGAAGTCGACAAACGTGAACCCTCGACTGAAGTCCTCCGTTATGACGGCAGGATCGCGGCATCGTTAACCGCGCCGCCCTTTATCTTTCTTCGAATATGGCTCACGGCAACGCGCACGGCCGCTTCTCGCAACTCATCGACGCCGCGTTCGCCGCCGGCACGCTCACCGCAATCGCCACCGGCGGCGCTCTGCTCGGCCTCGGCTGGCGCGAGGGCGAAGCCGGGCGGGTCTTCCGGCTTGCCGGTCGCGGGCTACTCGAGCGCTTCGGTGTGGCGTCGTCGGCCGCGCCGCTGACCTCGGTCGCCCTCGGATATCTGCATCACCTGATCATCGCGACGGGCTGGGGCGTGCTCCTTGCATTGCTGGTGCTTCCGTTACGCGGCGTTACACGCATAACAGCCGCTTTTCTCGCCGCCGCGGGGTATGCTGCGCTGGCCCTCTGGGTGCTGCCGTCCACGTTACGAATCGGTTACGCGGTGACGGGAACGCCGGCGGGCGTGGTTGCCATTGGAGGTGCAGTTGCGGTTGCGCTGCTTGGCGCCGTCTGGGTGGCCAACGGCGAAGGATACGAGTAGCGCAGGATGAAGGTGGTGTTGCTCATCACAGGGTGGCCAGTCATTCCCGTGGACGGCGCACGTGCTCGACGAGTTGCCTTGTCAGGTCTACCCTTTGCACACAGGAGGCAGAATATGGACGTCCTCGTACGACTCGAGGCGCGTCCGACCGATTCGCCGGTAGTTGCGCACGTGAATTCGATTCCCGTGCTTCCCTTCGGCACTCG contains the following coding sequences:
- a CDS encoding polysaccharide deacetylase family protein, which produces MPIVEWHQVVAADGTYKVSRERFRAELAELHTRGYVPVNLSEMLDKTMDVPAGKTPVLFTFDDASPSQFRYIERNGALVVDPTSAVGMLLDFIKTHPDWKAKGLFCMLPAAEAGHAFFGDKGIDGQKTEWRLKKVQFLAQQGFELCNHTLWHAKLSKYSDAVVQEQLARGAMAIDSAVPGYKVRGFALPYGLWPKNRALAFNGSWYDKKSKRDVRYRHEAVFEVAGGPARSPFDPEFNPKSLPRVPLQGGTKLSATLDQMDKPGKWARYVSDGNPKTIAKP
- a CDS encoding DUF1501 domain-containing protein, whose protein sequence is MSAFNSSVNRRVFLKGGALSLVTLGLSPSFLKRTALAMELPRAVRGKTLIVLFQRGAADALNVLVPFGDKNYYAARPQLAIATPARVGGSANTAGAIDLDGFYGLHPSLASFKPLWDRGMLSPIHAVGSPSATRSHFDAQDYMETGTPDRKGTTDGWLNRYLAVQGTCEASSCTPGSAAAPFRAVAMTAQTPRILEGASPVVAMNSIDEFSIRTNGGEAQRRIEALYRTGSSDLVHGSGSDMFEALKVLRAANPQQYRPTAGVEYPRSQFGQRLLQIAQLIKSGVGLEVAFADVGGWDTHVNQGGAQGQLAGRLGDFSQSIAALVADLGDRMDDVVILTCSEFGRTVRQNGTGGTDHGHAGAMFAIGGSLRSAKKVHGRWPGLAPEQLYEGRDLALTTDFRAVFSEIASKHLGAAQLPKIFPGYSGFEKEWLGIL
- a CDS encoding PBP1A family penicillin-binding protein, which gives rise to MEAEANNTPASAATPAATPAVSWRTRLFKPLLYAGALAVAGALTTASWWWSCGWQGCPTPAQLRAWKPTEGGALLARDSAFVSALSPVNRTNVPLSRVPAQVQAAFIAVEDRRFHAHHGVDWYGVGRATVANITAGSVREGASTITMQLARNVFLGNRATERTFGRKLLEWRYATLLEASLSKQDILERYLNAIYLGNGVYGVEGASRDLFGKSVKDISLTEAAMLAGLPKAPSSYSPRRDKSRALARRAVVFDVLLREGVADSATIQAVRNKPLKLARAEWVPARAVDSWAVEAVRVTLDSLRKAGVIPKALNDAQLRVWSTIDRRAQIAGERVIAAGAWQIDQERAYGGFSARGVGSRTQGALVALDPTTGAVRAVVGGRRIERKGFNRALRAKRQPGSTFKPFVYAEALRQGFTAASMLEDEPVEIDIGRTMWTPANYGDEYAGHITMRDALARSANAATVRLSSKLSVQRIADLAHAQGIVSELPIVPALALGAGAVTPLELTAAYAPFGNGGTRVNPYLVERVEDQFGRVIWSHPRTAGAKVLEATDAFLITSLLQGVVDRGTGRPVRDAGIRGPVAGKTGTTNDGTDVWFVGYTPTLVASVWFGADDPQPLGWNASGGRLAAPVWARFLRDGWHSPEDDSTWVPPAGIETKQIDIGTGKLASDWCGPSRREFFVRGSAPKGSCEEDPYLAMRDAEPPDWHDSIGAAPGEIDPAQIAEAVSGVLEAVGGNAKARAAADRIMVELRKVQRDAAREARREAERVRREMQAMPQPPVPPRPPRGRD
- a CDS encoding DUF1800 domain-containing protein — its product is MLAVCLVTLGCATAAPQPAAGSAASGSGALVSAAPSASREQTADQQVHHLLNRLAFGARPGDVETVRAMGVDAWIDRQLYPERIPDAATEQFVARFTTLGKTGEQLLADAPPPAAALAQLQRRGGTMTAADSATLREQGRQSYAFLGELASSRVARAVISERQLNEVMVDFWENHFNVFAGKDRTRYFLPEYDAKTIRPHALGTFRDLLGAVAKSPAMLYYLDNWQSVADSGRPTLRPAQRSLNARQAARRAAAVQQRIAQNPQLQQVVQRRRGLNENYARELMELHTLGVDGGYTQQDVIEVARALTGWTIARGAQGGGFAFRGEVHDASAKTILGQSFAANKGVEEGEAVLDLLASHPSTAKFIATKLARRFVSDTPPAALVERATATFRRTNGDLRAVVRTIVTSPEFFASASYRAKVKSPFELVASTMRAMNAQPDATPRTSQLVSRLGQPIFGHQAPNGYPETGDAWMNTGAILNRINFGLAAASGRVPGITLAAWPLTAELANASRDAQVDGVIKGLFGGAASSDTRQVLLTGTNPFLQQHGGANDSLVVADDDAGMMGGMASDEKTANARRQAASERRAARAPVAQQQQAAGREAVRPARGGTLTQSIGSLPPLTGFAQIVGLALGAPEFQRR
- a CDS encoding carboxymuconolactone decarboxylase family protein; translated protein: MNTRILGENNLVINRFFNLDGRAYEGGTLSVKTKELLGLVASLVLRCDDCITYHIVRCAEEGVSRDEVFETMSIGLIVGGSIVIPHLRRAVDRWDEAEKMRG